The proteins below come from a single Serratia ficaria genomic window:
- the nqrM gene encoding (Na+)-NQR maturation NqrM, whose translation MLTVFVATFVLFLLIIGGMSLGYVFKRKSLQGSCGGITALGMDKVCDCPEPCDARKKREAKEALRREQLDKHRIL comes from the coding sequence ATGCTGACGGTATTTGTCGCCACCTTCGTGTTGTTTCTGCTGATTATCGGCGGCATGTCGCTGGGCTACGTGTTTAAACGCAAGAGCCTGCAGGGCAGCTGCGGCGGCATCACCGCGCTGGGGATGGACAAGGTATGCGACTGCCCGGAACCCTGCGACGCGCGCAAGAAGCGCGAAGCCAAAGAGGCGCTGCGGCGAGAGCAACTGGACAAGCACCGCATTCTGTAG
- a CDS encoding Na(+)-translocating NADH-quinone reductase subunit C — protein MANESKNDGIGKTLLVVLLLCLVCSVVVAGSAVGLKSKQQEQKLLDKQRNILDVAGLLQPKMEGEQVKSLFSQRIEPRLLDLNSGEFVAGKAAAFDLAAALRDDGKSAALAASDDPAGIKRRSNQAEIYLVRDEGGAVSKIVLPVYGTGLWSMMYAFVALDSDGNTVKGITYYDQGETPGLGGEVENPGWRQQWVGKKLFDADGQPAIRVVKGGARPGDEHGVDGLSGATLTSNGVQHTFDFWLGEHGFGPFLKKVREGALKNG, from the coding sequence GTGGCGAATGAATCTAAAAACGACGGCATCGGCAAAACATTGCTGGTGGTGCTGCTGCTGTGTCTGGTGTGTTCGGTGGTGGTGGCGGGTTCCGCCGTCGGCCTGAAGTCCAAACAGCAGGAGCAGAAGCTGCTCGACAAGCAGCGCAATATCCTCGACGTGGCCGGCCTGCTGCAGCCGAAAATGGAAGGCGAGCAGGTGAAGAGCCTGTTCAGCCAGCGCATCGAACCGCGCCTGCTGGATTTGAACAGCGGCGAGTTTGTGGCCGGCAAGGCGGCGGCGTTCGATCTGGCGGCCGCGCTGCGCGACGACGGCAAGAGCGCGGCGCTGGCGGCGAGCGACGATCCGGCCGGCATCAAGCGTCGCAGCAACCAGGCGGAAATCTATCTGGTGCGCGACGAAGGCGGTGCGGTGAGCAAGATCGTACTGCCGGTTTACGGCACCGGCCTGTGGTCGATGATGTACGCCTTCGTGGCGTTGGACAGCGACGGCAATACGGTAAAAGGCATCACCTATTACGACCAGGGTGAGACCCCGGGGCTGGGCGGTGAGGTCGAGAACCCCGGCTGGCGCCAGCAGTGGGTCGGCAAAAAGCTGTTCGACGCCGATGGGCAACCGGCGATCCGCGTAGTGAAAGGCGGGGCGCGCCCGGGGGATGAGCATGGGGTGGACGGGCTGTCCGGCGCCACGCTGACCTCCAACGGCGTGCAGCATACTTTTGATTTCTGGTTGGGCGAGCACGGCTTTGGCCCGTTCCTGAAAAAAGTTCGTGAAGGAGCGCTGAAAAATGGCTGA
- a CDS encoding putative T6SS immunity periplasmic lipoprotein, whose product MNRIIFSGTLTLLLSGCMHINDPRPRNYTADVTAFDNQVCVRVQPEGDERLSGIIIEELGNANAIFGKNFIDNEMPAVTSDKCIPDFNYKFEDGKSYGVSVTLLSREKRSKGIEPAARLFGAGFSVRNENGIIQVVPAH is encoded by the coding sequence ATGAACCGCATTATTTTCTCAGGAACTCTGACTTTGTTGCTTTCCGGCTGCATGCACATAAACGATCCTAGGCCCAGGAACTACACGGCCGACGTCACTGCCTTTGATAATCAAGTCTGTGTGCGGGTTCAACCTGAAGGCGATGAGCGGCTATCAGGCATTATTATCGAGGAACTCGGCAACGCCAACGCTATCTTTGGCAAGAATTTCATTGATAACGAGATGCCCGCGGTAACATCGGATAAATGCATTCCTGATTTTAACTATAAATTCGAAGACGGGAAGTCTTACGGGGTATCGGTGACGCTGTTGTCGCGGGAGAAACGAAGTAAAGGCATTGAACCTGCCGCCCGGCTATTCGGGGCTGGGTTTAGTGTGCGCAATGAAAATGGCATCATCCAGGTGGTTCCTGCTCACTAA
- a CDS encoding NADH:ubiquinone reductase (Na(+)-transporting) subunit B, with protein MGLKNFFEKIEHHFTPGGKLEKWYPLYEATTTVFYTPGTVTRGASHVRDAIDLKRMMILVWLAVFPAMFWGMYNVGQQAIPALHHLYGGDQLQQALAGDWHYRLAQWLGASLAADAGWISKMVLGACYFLPIYAVVFIVGGFWEVLFAVIRKHEINEGFFVTSILFALIVPPTLPLWQAALGITFGVVVAKEIFGGTGRNFLNPALAGRAFLFFAYPAQISGDLVWTAADGFSGATPLAQWSAGGAHSLSNVATGQSIGWMDAFLGNIPGSVGEVSTLMILIGGAIILFGRVASWRIVAGVMLGMVASAMLFNAIGSATNPMFAMPWYWHLVLGGFAFGMIFMATDPVSASFTNKGKWWYGILIGVMCVLIRVVNPAYPEGMMLAILFANLFAPLFDYLVVQANIKRRKARGE; from the coding sequence ATGGGCCTGAAGAATTTTTTTGAGAAGATTGAGCATCACTTCACGCCGGGCGGCAAGCTGGAAAAGTGGTACCCGCTGTACGAAGCGACCACCACGGTGTTCTACACCCCCGGCACGGTGACGCGCGGCGCTTCGCACGTGCGCGACGCCATCGACCTGAAACGCATGATGATCCTGGTGTGGCTGGCGGTATTCCCGGCGATGTTCTGGGGCATGTACAACGTCGGCCAGCAGGCGATCCCGGCGCTGCATCACCTGTACGGCGGCGATCAGCTGCAGCAGGCATTGGCGGGCGACTGGCACTATCGCCTGGCGCAGTGGCTGGGCGCCTCGCTGGCGGCGGACGCCGGCTGGATCAGCAAAATGGTGCTCGGCGCCTGCTACTTCCTGCCTATCTACGCGGTGGTGTTTATCGTCGGCGGCTTCTGGGAGGTGCTGTTCGCGGTTATCCGCAAGCATGAGATCAACGAAGGCTTCTTCGTCACCTCGATCCTGTTCGCGCTGATCGTACCGCCGACCCTGCCGCTGTGGCAGGCCGCGCTGGGCATCACCTTCGGCGTGGTGGTGGCCAAGGAGATCTTCGGCGGCACCGGGCGCAACTTCCTCAACCCGGCGCTGGCCGGCCGCGCCTTCCTGTTCTTCGCCTACCCGGCGCAGATCTCCGGCGATCTGGTGTGGACCGCCGCCGACGGCTTCTCCGGCGCGACGCCGTTGGCGCAGTGGAGCGCGGGCGGGGCGCACAGCCTGAGCAACGTCGCCACCGGGCAGTCGATCGGCTGGATGGACGCCTTCCTCGGCAACATTCCCGGCTCGGTAGGTGAAGTCTCCACGCTGATGATCCTGATCGGCGGGGCGATTATCCTGTTCGGCCGCGTGGCTTCCTGGCGCATCGTCGCCGGCGTGATGCTCGGCATGGTGGCCTCGGCCATGTTGTTCAACGCCATCGGCTCCGCCACCAACCCGATGTTCGCCATGCCGTGGTACTGGCACCTGGTGTTGGGCGGCTTCGCCTTCGGCATGATCTTTATGGCGACCGACCCGGTTTCCGCCTCGTTCACCAATAAGGGGAAATGGTGGTACGGCATTCTGATCGGCGTGATGTGCGTGCTGATCCGAGTGGTCAACCCGGCCTACCCGGAAGGCATGATGCTGGCGATCCTGTTCGCCAACCTGTTCGCGCCGCTGTTCGATTACCTGGTGGTGCAGGCCAACATCAAGCGGAGAAAAGCCCGTGGCGAATGA
- the dinB gene encoding DNA polymerase IV, whose product MRKIIHVDMDCFFAAVEMRDDPSLRDIPLAIGGSADRRGVISTANYPARRYGVHSAMSTAMALKLCPHLTLLPGRMAAYKEASLHIREIFARYTPLIEPLSLDEAYLDVTDSPQCNGSATLIAQEIRQAIADELNLTASAGIAPIKFLAKIASELNKPNGQYVITPAQVPAFLQQLRLSKIPGVGKVTAKRLEEVGLTTCADVQQYDLALLLKRFGKFGRVLWERCQGIDLREVSSERLRKSVGVERTLAEDIHDWEDCEALIVDKLYPELELRLRKVKPDLHIARQGVKLKFQDFQQTTQEHVFPVLNRQDLLEVARQAWRERREGRGVRLVGLHVTLLDPQLERQLLLPWE is encoded by the coding sequence ATGCGTAAAATCATTCATGTCGATATGGACTGCTTCTTCGCCGCGGTGGAAATGCGCGACGATCCCAGCCTGCGCGATATTCCGTTGGCGATTGGCGGCAGCGCCGATCGGCGCGGGGTGATCAGCACCGCCAACTACCCGGCGCGCCGCTACGGCGTGCACAGCGCGATGTCGACGGCGATGGCGCTCAAACTGTGCCCGCATCTCACCCTGCTGCCGGGCCGCATGGCGGCCTACAAGGAAGCCTCGCTGCATATCCGCGAGATCTTCGCCCGCTACACCCCGCTGATCGAGCCGCTGTCGTTGGACGAAGCCTATCTGGACGTTACCGACAGCCCCCAGTGCAACGGATCGGCAACCTTGATCGCCCAGGAAATTCGCCAGGCGATCGCCGATGAACTGAACCTCACCGCCTCGGCCGGCATCGCGCCAATCAAATTCCTCGCCAAGATCGCCTCCGAGCTGAACAAGCCGAACGGGCAGTATGTGATCACGCCGGCGCAGGTGCCGGCGTTTTTGCAGCAGCTGCGGCTGAGCAAGATCCCCGGCGTCGGCAAGGTGACCGCCAAGCGGCTGGAAGAGGTGGGGTTAACCACCTGCGCCGACGTGCAGCAGTACGATCTGGCGCTGTTGCTCAAGCGCTTCGGCAAGTTTGGCCGGGTGCTGTGGGAGCGCTGCCAGGGCATTGACCTGCGCGAGGTTTCCTCGGAGCGGCTGCGTAAGTCGGTAGGGGTGGAGCGCACGCTGGCGGAAGACATCCACGACTGGGAAGACTGCGAGGCGCTGATTGTCGATAAGCTCTACCCCGAACTGGAGCTGCGGCTGCGCAAGGTGAAGCCGGATCTGCATATCGCCCGCCAGGGGGTGAAGCTGAAGTTTCAGGATTTTCAGCAAACCACCCAGGAGCACGTATTCCCGGTGCTGAATCGGCAGGATCTGCTGGAGGTGGCGCGGCAGGCGTGGCGCGAGCGGCGGGAAGGGCGCGGCGTGCGGCTGGTGGGGCTGCACGTGACGCTGCTGGATCCGCAGCTGGAGCGGCAGCTGCTGCTGCCGTGGGAATGA
- the nqrF gene encoding NADH:ubiquinone reductase (Na(+)-transporting) subunit F: MEIILGVAMFTGIVMVLVLLILFAKSKLVNTGDIAVEINGDLDKSFSAPAGDKLLNMLSSQGIFVSSACGGGGSCGQCRVVIKEGGGDILPTELSHINKREAKEGCRLACQVNVKQNLKIELPEEIFGVKKWECEVISNDNKATFIKELKLKIPDGEDVPFRAGGFIQIEAPAHDVRYADFEVPQEYRGDWDRFNLFRYRSTVADTTVRAYSMANYPDEKGIIMLNVRIATPPPNNPDVPPGIMSSYIWSLKAGDKVTISGPFGEFFAKDTDAEMIFIGGGAGMAPMRSHIFDQLKRLNSKRKITFWYGARSLREMFYEDDFNQLQAENENFTWHVALSDPQPEDNWTGYTGFIHNVLLENYLRNHPAPEDCEFYMCGPPMMNAAVIKMLKDLGVEDENIMLDDFGG; this comes from the coding sequence ATGGAAATCATTTTAGGCGTGGCCATGTTTACCGGCATCGTGATGGTGCTGGTATTGCTGATTTTATTCGCCAAATCGAAGCTGGTGAACACCGGCGACATCGCGGTGGAAATCAACGGCGATCTGGATAAAAGCTTCAGCGCGCCGGCGGGCGACAAGCTGCTCAACATGCTCTCCAGCCAGGGGATCTTCGTGTCCTCGGCCTGCGGCGGCGGCGGCTCCTGCGGCCAGTGCCGGGTAGTGATCAAAGAGGGCGGCGGCGACATCCTGCCGACCGAGCTTTCGCACATCAACAAGCGCGAAGCGAAAGAGGGCTGCCGCCTGGCCTGCCAGGTGAACGTGAAGCAGAACCTGAAAATCGAGCTGCCGGAAGAGATCTTCGGCGTGAAGAAGTGGGAGTGCGAGGTTATCTCCAACGATAACAAAGCCACCTTTATCAAAGAGCTGAAGCTGAAAATCCCCGACGGCGAAGACGTGCCGTTCCGCGCCGGCGGGTTTATCCAGATCGAAGCGCCGGCCCACGACGTCCGCTACGCCGACTTCGAGGTGCCGCAGGAGTACCGCGGCGACTGGGACAGGTTCAACCTGTTCCGCTACCGCTCGACGGTTGCCGACACCACGGTGCGCGCCTACTCGATGGCCAACTACCCGGACGAAAAGGGCATCATCATGCTCAACGTGCGCATCGCCACGCCGCCGCCGAACAATCCGGACGTGCCGCCGGGCATCATGTCTTCGTACATCTGGTCGCTGAAGGCCGGCGACAAGGTGACCATCTCCGGGCCGTTCGGCGAGTTCTTCGCCAAGGACACCGATGCCGAAATGATCTTCATCGGCGGCGGCGCGGGCATGGCGCCGATGCGTTCGCACATCTTCGATCAGCTGAAGCGCCTGAACTCGAAGCGCAAGATCACCTTCTGGTACGGCGCGCGTTCGCTGCGTGAAATGTTCTACGAGGATGACTTCAACCAGCTGCAGGCGGAGAATGAAAACTTCACCTGGCACGTGGCGCTGTCCGATCCGCAGCCCGAGGATAACTGGACCGGTTACACCGGCTTTATCCATAATGTTCTGCTGGAGAACTATCTGCGCAACCATCCGGCGCCTGAGGACTGCGAGTTCTATATGTGCGGGCCGCCGATGATGAACGCCGCGGTGATCAAGATGCTGAAAGATCTGGGCGTCGAGGACGAAAACATCATGCTGGATGACTTTGGTGGCTAA
- the pepD gene encoding beta-Ala-His dipeptidase — MSELSQLSPQPLWDIFAKICSIPHPSYHEEALAQHILDWAKEKNLHAERDQVGNILLRKPATKGMENRKPVALQAHLDMVPQKNNDTLHDFTKDPIQPYVAGEWIKARGTTLGADNGIGMASALAVLADDSVEHGPLEVLLTMTEEAGMDGAFGLQPNWLQADILINTDSEEEGEIYMGCAGGIDFITTLPLQREAVPAGYQTLKLTLKGLKGGHSGAEIHVGLGNANKLLARFLFAHANALKLRVLDLNGGTLRNAIPREASAIVAVPADQADALKALGQEYLATLQNELAAKEKNITVLLEPSDSSAQALTADSQQRFLALLNGTPNGVIRMSDAVKGVVETSLNVGVVTTSENEAEIICLIRSLIDSGKDYVVEMLTALGQLAGAKVAPKGGYPGWQPDAASPVMKLVRELYQDLFDKTPNIMVIHAGLECGLFKKPYPNMDMVSIGPTITGPHSPDEQVHIESVGLYWKLLTALLKAIPERA, encoded by the coding sequence GCCACAGCCGCTGTGGGATATTTTTGCCAAGATCTGCTCTATTCCGCACCCTTCTTATCATGAAGAAGCGCTGGCGCAGCACATCCTCGACTGGGCGAAAGAGAAAAACCTGCACGCCGAGCGCGACCAGGTCGGCAACATCCTGCTGCGCAAGCCCGCCACCAAAGGCATGGAAAACCGCAAGCCGGTCGCCCTGCAGGCGCACCTGGACATGGTGCCGCAGAAGAATAACGACACCCTGCACGACTTCACCAAGGATCCGATCCAGCCGTACGTCGCCGGCGAGTGGATCAAGGCGCGCGGCACTACCCTGGGCGCCGACAACGGCATCGGCATGGCGTCCGCGCTGGCGGTGCTGGCCGACGACAGCGTCGAGCACGGCCCGCTGGAAGTGCTGCTGACCATGACCGAAGAAGCCGGCATGGACGGCGCGTTCGGCCTGCAACCCAACTGGCTGCAGGCGGACATTCTGATCAACACCGATTCCGAAGAGGAAGGCGAAATCTACATGGGTTGCGCCGGCGGTATTGACTTCATCACCACCCTGCCGCTGCAGCGCGAAGCGGTGCCGGCCGGTTACCAAACCCTGAAGCTGACCCTGAAAGGCCTGAAGGGCGGCCACTCCGGCGCGGAAATCCACGTCGGCCTGGGCAACGCCAACAAGCTGTTGGCGCGCTTCCTGTTCGCCCATGCCAACGCACTGAAACTGCGCGTGCTGGATCTGAACGGCGGCACCCTGCGCAACGCCATCCCGCGTGAGGCTTCGGCGATCGTCGCCGTGCCGGCCGATCAGGCCGACGCGCTGAAAGCGCTGGGCCAGGAATACCTGGCGACCCTGCAGAACGAGCTCGCCGCCAAAGAGAAGAACATCACCGTATTGCTGGAGCCGTCCGACAGCAGCGCGCAGGCGCTGACCGCCGACAGCCAGCAGCGTTTCCTGGCGCTGCTGAACGGCACGCCGAACGGCGTGATCCGCATGAGCGACGCGGTGAAAGGCGTGGTGGAGACCTCGCTGAACGTCGGCGTGGTCACCACCAGCGAGAACGAAGCGGAAATCATCTGCCTGATCCGTTCGCTGATCGACAGCGGCAAAGACTACGTGGTCGAGATGCTGACCGCGCTGGGCCAGCTGGCCGGCGCCAAGGTGGCGCCGAAGGGCGGCTACCCGGGCTGGCAGCCGGACGCGGCCTCGCCGGTCATGAAGCTGGTGCGCGAGCTTTACCAGGACCTGTTCGACAAGACGCCGAACATCATGGTGATCCACGCCGGCCTGGAATGCGGGCTGTTCAAGAAGCCGTACCCGAACATGGACATGGTGTCGATCGGCCCAACCATCACCGGCCCGCACTCGCCGGATGAGCAGGTGCATATCGAAAGCGTCGGCCTGTACTGGAAGCTGCTGACCGCACTGCTGAAAGCGATCCCTGAACGCGCCTGA
- the nqrE gene encoding NADH:ubiquinone reductase (Na(+)-transporting) subunit E, with translation MEHYISLFVRAVFVENMALAFFLGMCTFLAVSKKVSTAFGLGVAVTLVLGISVPVNNLVYNLVLRDGALVEGVDLSFLNFITFIGVIAALVQILEMILDRFFPSLYNALGIFLPLITVNCAIFGGVSFMVQRDYNFAESVVYGFGSGTGWMLAIVAMAGIREKLKYANVPAGLRGLGITFITTGLMALGFMSFSGVQL, from the coding sequence ATGGAACACTATATCAGCCTGTTTGTGCGCGCGGTGTTCGTTGAGAACATGGCGCTGGCGTTCTTCCTCGGCATGTGCACCTTCCTGGCGGTGTCGAAGAAGGTGTCGACCGCCTTTGGCCTGGGCGTGGCGGTCACCCTGGTGCTCGGCATCTCGGTGCCGGTCAACAACCTGGTCTACAACCTGGTGCTGCGCGACGGCGCGCTGGTGGAAGGCGTCGATCTGAGCTTCCTCAACTTCATCACCTTCATCGGCGTGATTGCGGCGCTGGTGCAGATCCTGGAGATGATCCTCGATCGCTTCTTCCCGTCGCTGTACAACGCGCTCGGCATCTTCCTGCCGCTGATCACCGTGAACTGCGCCATCTTCGGCGGCGTGTCCTTTATGGTGCAGCGCGACTACAACTTCGCCGAATCGGTGGTGTACGGCTTCGGCTCCGGCACCGGCTGGATGCTGGCGATTGTCGCCATGGCGGGGATCCGCGAAAAACTCAAGTATGCCAATGTCCCCGCAGGGTTGCGCGGCCTGGGCATTACCTTTATCACCACCGGGCTGATGGCGCTGGGCTTTATGTCCTTCTCCGGTGTTCAGTTGTAA
- a CDS encoding glycerophosphodiester phosphodiesterase family protein, with translation MIRFSRLLLASALSLCALAAGADAGHAPAIVAHRGGTADAPENTRIAIETALKNGADAVWITLQQSKDGAIVLYRPSDLQALTNQRGPVSAYSAEQLAKADAGWSFAKGEAHPFRGQGIGIPRLDEVLKAFPRVTFYLDIKSPDADPARFGKALLATLQETDSLNRTRVYSTDARYLQALPPQIKRFESRDHTRSLLANITMAHQCDVKPGAPQPRWYGLELKREVEVVEKYTLGEGRSRAFLTWDKESMDCFRSQGPAHIILFGVNSPQEYQQALALGADGVMVNSPAEAKSFRKAK, from the coding sequence ATGATCAGGTTTTCCCGTTTGCTGTTGGCCTCCGCGCTGTCGCTCTGCGCGCTGGCCGCAGGCGCCGACGCCGGCCATGCGCCGGCGATTGTCGCCCACCGCGGCGGCACCGCCGATGCGCCGGAAAATACCCGCATCGCCATTGAAACCGCGCTGAAAAACGGCGCCGACGCCGTCTGGATCACCCTGCAGCAGTCCAAAGACGGCGCCATCGTGCTGTACCGCCCATCGGATCTGCAGGCGTTGACCAACCAACGGGGGCCGGTCTCCGCCTACAGCGCCGAGCAGCTGGCCAAGGCCGACGCCGGCTGGTCGTTCGCCAAAGGCGAGGCTCATCCGTTCCGCGGCCAGGGCATCGGCATCCCGCGGCTGGACGAGGTACTGAAGGCCTTCCCGCGCGTCACCTTCTATCTGGACATCAAATCGCCGGACGCCGATCCGGCGCGGTTCGGCAAAGCGCTGCTGGCGACGCTGCAGGAGACCGACAGCCTGAACCGCACCCGCGTCTACTCCACCGACGCCCGCTACCTGCAGGCGCTGCCGCCGCAGATCAAACGCTTCGAGAGCCGCGACCATACCCGCAGCCTGCTGGCCAATATCACTATGGCGCACCAGTGCGACGTTAAGCCGGGCGCCCCGCAGCCGCGTTGGTACGGGCTGGAGCTGAAGCGCGAAGTGGAGGTTGTGGAGAAATACACCCTGGGCGAGGGGCGCTCCAGGGCGTTTCTGACATGGGATAAGGAATCGATGGACTGCTTCCGTTCGCAAGGCCCGGCGCATATCATTCTGTTCGGCGTCAATTCGCCGCAGGAGTACCAGCAGGCGCTGGCGCTGGGGGCAGATGGGGTGATGGTCAACTCGCCGGCCGAGGCGAAAAGCTTCCGCAAGGCGAAATAA
- a CDS encoding NADH:ubiquinone reductase (Na(+)-transporting) subunit D, whose amino-acid sequence MADSQEIKRVLLGPLFDNNPIALQVLGVCSALAVTTKLETAVVMTIAVTLVTAFSSFFISLIRHHIPNSVRIIVQMAIIASLVIVVDQVLRAYAFEISKQLSVFVGLIITNCIVMGRAEAYAMKSPPIESFMDGIGNGLGYGVILVLVGFLRELIGSGKLFGIPVLETVQNGGWYQPNGLFLLAPSAFFIIGLLIWVLRTLKPAQIEKE is encoded by the coding sequence ATGGCTGATTCCCAAGAAATTAAGCGGGTCCTGCTGGGGCCGCTGTTCGACAACAACCCGATCGCGCTGCAGGTGTTGGGCGTCTGTTCGGCGCTGGCGGTGACCACCAAGCTGGAAACGGCGGTGGTGATGACCATCGCGGTGACGCTGGTGACGGCGTTCTCCAGCTTCTTCATCTCGCTGATCCGCCACCACATTCCGAACAGCGTGCGCATCATCGTGCAGATGGCGATCATCGCCTCGTTGGTGATCGTGGTGGACCAGGTGCTGCGCGCCTACGCGTTCGAGATTTCCAAGCAGCTGTCGGTGTTCGTCGGCCTGATCATCACCAACTGCATCGTGATGGGGCGCGCCGAGGCTTACGCCATGAAGTCGCCGCCGATCGAAAGCTTTATGGACGGCATCGGCAACGGGCTGGGCTATGGCGTGATCCTGGTGCTGGTGGGTTTCCTGCGCGAGCTGATCGGCTCCGGCAAGCTGTTCGGCATTCCGGTGCTGGAGACGGTGCAGAACGGCGGCTGGTATCAGCCGAACGGCCTGTTCCTGCTGGCGCCGAGCGCGTTCTTTATCATCGGCCTGCTGATCTGGGTGCTGCGCACCCTGAAGCCCGCACAGATCGAAAAGGAGTAA
- a CDS encoding FAD:protein FMN transferase, with the protein MRALAMKAWLTTVALGATLLLTGCGPEQVNLEGKTMGTAYSIRYVTGDGTPPAREMQAEIDKRLEQVNDRMSTYRPDSELSRFNASRAVDKPFPVSPATAEVVLEALRINRVTDGALDVTVGPLVNLWGFGPEGRPDKVPSGAELERRRAWTGADKLAVQGNALVKRIPELYVDLSSIAKGYGVDVIAGYLQSRQVTNYMVDIGGEVRTRGHSGERKPWRIAIERPTAGARQQAQLVIQPGEMSIATSGDYRNYFEQDGVRYSHTIDPISGRPIHHRLVSITVLSPTCMTADGLSTGLNVLGPERGMALANLLGIPVFMIVKTADGFEERYSDAFKPYLKKSS; encoded by the coding sequence ATGCGCGCATTGGCGATGAAAGCTTGGCTGACCACGGTGGCGCTGGGCGCCACCCTGCTGCTGACCGGCTGCGGGCCGGAGCAGGTGAACCTGGAAGGCAAAACCATGGGCACCGCGTATTCGATCCGCTACGTGACCGGCGACGGCACGCCGCCGGCGCGGGAGATGCAGGCGGAGATCGACAAGCGGCTGGAGCAGGTGAACGATCGGATGTCCACCTACCGGCCGGATTCCGAGCTGAGCCGCTTCAACGCCAGCCGCGCGGTGGATAAGCCTTTCCCGGTTTCGCCGGCCACCGCCGAGGTGGTGCTGGAGGCGCTGCGCATCAATCGGGTGACCGACGGCGCGCTGGACGTGACCGTCGGGCCGCTGGTCAACCTGTGGGGCTTCGGCCCGGAAGGGCGGCCGGACAAAGTGCCGAGCGGCGCCGAACTGGAGCGGCGCCGCGCCTGGACCGGCGCGGATAAGCTGGCGGTGCAGGGCAATGCGCTGGTGAAGCGCATTCCCGAGCTGTATGTCGATCTCTCGTCGATCGCCAAAGGCTACGGCGTGGACGTGATTGCCGGCTATCTGCAGTCGCGGCAGGTCACAAACTACATGGTGGATATCGGCGGCGAGGTGCGCACCCGCGGGCATAGCGGCGAGCGAAAACCCTGGCGCATCGCCATCGAGCGGCCGACCGCCGGCGCGCGGCAACAGGCGCAATTGGTGATCCAGCCGGGCGAAATGTCGATCGCCACTTCGGGGGATTACCGCAATTACTTCGAGCAGGACGGCGTGCGCTACTCGCACACTATCGATCCGATCAGCGGCCGGCCGATCCATCATCGGCTGGTGTCGATCACCGTGCTCAGCCCAACCTGCATGACCGCCGACGGCCTGTCCACCGGGCTGAACGTGCTGGGGCCGGAGCGCGGCATGGCATTGGCCAACCTGCTGGGGATCCCGGTATTCATGATTGTGAAAACCGCCGACGGCTTTGAAGAGCGCTATTCCGACGCCTTCAAGCCTTATCTGAAAAAGAGTTCGTGA